The segment GCTTCGGCGATCAGCAAGGCCATCGCACGCCTGGAAAACAGGCTTGGGGTACGTGTGTTTCAGCGCTCCACCCGGCGCTTGGCATTGACTGATGCCGGGGCGGCATTCTATCGCACGTGCACCGGGGTGCTGGCCGAGCTGGAAGAGGCCGAGCTGGCCATGCAGGCCGATAATGCAGAGCCGCAAGGCAGGATCCGCATCGACTTGCCTGCAGCCTTTGGGCGGTTGCAGGCGTTGCCGGTCATTTTGCAGTGTGTCCAGAAACATGCCCTGTTGCTGCCGCACATTTCGTTCTCGGACCGCTTTATCGATCCGGTCGAAGAGGGTGTGGATATCGTCGTGCGGGTGGGTGGGCCGGATATCTGGCCTGCTGCGCTGGAACACCGTTTTCTGGGCCGTGAGCGCCATGTGTTCTGTGCCGCGCCAGCCTATCTGAGCATTCACGGCACGCCTTTGACCGACCGCGATCTGGAGCATCACCAGTGTGTGGCCTATGGGCGGGCCGACGGCACGGTCAGCCCCTGGAACTTCGCAGGCAGCCGCCCCGGAGACATAGAGCGCCGGGTGATGCCCGCCAGGTACATCGTAGGCGATGGGGAAGGGCAAGTGATGACGGTGCTGGCGGGGTGCGGCATCGCCCAGTTGCCCACCTGGCTGATCAAGCAGCATCTGGCCGAGGGTTCATTGGTCGAAGTGCTGCCCCACCTGGCGAGCGAAGGTTTGGCGATCAATCTGGTGTGGCCAAAAAGCCGTCAGGCATTACCCAAGGTCCGTGTTTTGCTGGATGCCCTGGCAGCAGGGTTGATGCCGTTGGCGGATTAATGTTCGGGTTGCACTCGCCCTGTGGGAGCGGGCTTGTTCGCGATTGGATCACTGCGGTTTTGCAGTGACAGCGCATCGTCTGCATCGCAGGCAAGCCAGTTCCCACATGTTTTTATGCAGCCTCACAGCGGCAGCATGCGGTCCTGAATGACCCGCTTCATCACCAGCGTTGAGGTCAGGCGCTGGACGTTGGGCAGCGAGGTCAGGCGCTCGTCGTAAAGCTGCTGGAAGGCTGGCAGGTCGGCTGCGACCACATGCAGCAGATAATCCGGGTCGCCGAACAGCCGTTGGGCATCGACGATTTGTGAGGTTTCGATGACCGCCGTTTCAAAGTCAGCAATCGCCTGACGGGTCACTTCACGCAGGGTAACGAACACCATCGCGGAAAAATTCAGGCCCAACTCGCTGGGCGCCAGCAGGGCCCGATAGCCCAGGATCACGCCTGAGTCTTCCAGCGCCCGCACGCGGCGATGGCAGGGCGAGAGGCTAAGGCCAACCCGTTCTGCCAGTTCGGTAACCGAAAGTCGGCCGTCGGCTTGTAGCTGCGCAAGAATCTTTCTGTCTATTCGGTCCACGTGGAAGAACCTTCCCTTGTGATGGCTATAGATTGGGATAAACGAAAGATAATCCTACCAGCATTTCCTTATTCTTCTTTTACTCGCTGGCGCATTTAACGCTGGCAGAGGCAGGGGGCTGCGGCGCCTGAAAAACCATCACGATTCCAGCGTAGAAAGGAAATCCCTTTGACTCTCAGCGTCTTGGCCGCTTTTTGGGCGGTGTCATTTTTGTTCATCATTACTCCCGGCGCCGATTG is part of the Pseudomonas sp. ML2-2023-3 genome and harbors:
- a CDS encoding Lrp/AsnC family transcriptional regulator, with the protein product MDRIDRKILAQLQADGRLSVTELAERVGLSLSPCHRRVRALEDSGVILGYRALLAPSELGLNFSAMVFVTLREVTRQAIADFETAVIETSQIVDAQRLFGDPDYLLHVVAADLPAFQQLYDERLTSLPNVQRLTSTLVMKRVIQDRMLPL
- a CDS encoding LysR family transcriptional regulator gives rise to the protein MFSSERLKGIDVFVCVADSGSFRAAAERLNLTASAISKAIARLENRLGVRVFQRSTRRLALTDAGAAFYRTCTGVLAELEEAELAMQADNAEPQGRIRIDLPAAFGRLQALPVILQCVQKHALLLPHISFSDRFIDPVEEGVDIVVRVGGPDIWPAALEHRFLGRERHVFCAAPAYLSIHGTPLTDRDLEHHQCVAYGRADGTVSPWNFAGSRPGDIERRVMPARYIVGDGEGQVMTVLAGCGIAQLPTWLIKQHLAEGSLVEVLPHLASEGLAINLVWPKSRQALPKVRVLLDALAAGLMPLAD